The following proteins are encoded in a genomic region of Sesamum indicum cultivar Zhongzhi No. 13 linkage group LG8, S_indicum_v1.0, whole genome shotgun sequence:
- the LOC105167878 gene encoding transcription factor VOZ1-like isoform X1 yields the protein MGKGSKSGACKSASHQLFKDRAKNRVDDLQGMFSDLQSARKESRTIDVAVLEEQVHQMLREWKAELNEPSPASSLQQGGSLGTFSSEIYRLLQLCEEEDDATSTLADPKPEPDAPKVVNGFTSQEGFNMSEGPQEQAFPLVDQCKSTGVGVNNMGMNNMAPPRQLDYHSYDFHQEFEQQYFSGFDNATFVEDDSMPQISGYGQNVCPPPSAFLGPKCALWDCPRPALGSDWSQKSDDYCSIYHAGLAPSEGYPGTPPVVRPGGIGLKDNLLFAALSAKAQGKDVGIPECEGAATAKSPWNAPELFDLTVLDGETIREWLFFDKPRRAFESGNRKQRSLPDYNGRGWHESRKQVMNEFGGLKRSYYMDPQPMENFEWHLYEYEINKYDACALYRLEVKRVDGKKTPKGKLNNDSVADLQKQMGRLTAEFPNNKQRFVKARGKANMKDGMGSIYSASNALASPGEGFDYVRGAPYDYLVGNINGYYLT from the exons ATGGGGAAGGGTTCCAAGAGTGGTGCATGCAAATCAGCATCGCACCAGCTCTTCAAGGACAGAGCGAAGAATCGTGTGGATGATCTGCAAGGCATGTTCAGCGATCTTCAATCGGCCAGGAAGGAGAGCCGCACAATCGATGTGGCTGTGCTTGAAGAGCAAGTTCACCAGATGCTTCGAGAATGGAAGGCCGAGCTCAATGAGCCCTCTCCAGCTTCTTCCTTGCAGCAG GGAGGGAGTCTGGGCACATTTTCGTCCGAGATTTATAGGCTGCTGCAGCTTTGTGAGGAGGAAGATGATGCAACGAGTACATTAGCTGACCCAAAGCCAGAGCCTGATGCCCCGAAGGTTGTGAATGGATTTACTTCTCAAGAA gGTTTCAATATGTCTGAAGGCCCTCAAGAGCAAGCCTTCCCGCTGGTTGATCAGTGCAAAAGCACTGGTGTGGGAGTTAACAATATGGGAATGAATAATATGGCTCCGCCAAGGCAATTAGATTATCATTCATATGATTTCCACCAAGAATTTGAGCAGCAGTATTTCTCAGGGTTCGACAATGCCACTTTTGTTGAGGATGATAGTATGCCTCAGATATCAGGCTATGGGCAGAATGTCTGCCCTCCACCTTCTGCTTTTTTAGGGCCAAAATGCGCCCTCTGGGATTGTCCCAGACCCGCGCTTGGGTCAGACTGGTCTCAGAAGTCTGATGACTATTGCAGCATCTATCATGCTGGGCTAGCACCAAGTGAAGGCTACCCTGGTACTCCTCCAGTTGTACGACCTGGTGGGATTGGCTTAAAAGATAACTTACTTTTTGCTGCCCTTAGTGCAAAGGCACAAGGGAAAGATGTTGGTATTCCTGAATGTGAAGGTGCTGCTACTGCAAAATCCCCTTGGAATGCACCTG AACTCTTCGACCTTACTGTTTTGGATGGTGAAACAATCAGAGAGTGGCTGTTTTTTGATAAGCCCCGCAGAGCATTTGAGAGTGGGAATAGAAAGCAAAGATCTTTGCCAGATTATAATGGAAGGGGTTGGCACGAGTCAAGAAAACAAGTGATGAATGAATTTGGAGGTTTGAAGAGATCCTACTACATGGACCCACAGCCgatggaaaattttgagtgGCACCTCTATGAATATGAAATCAACAAATATGATGCGTGTGCATTGTATAGACTGGAGGTCAAGCGTGTGGATGGGAAGAAGACTCCCAaaggtaaattaaataatgattcTGTTGCTGATCTGCAAAAGCAAATGGGCAGGCTGACTGCTGAATTTCCAAACAATAAGCAGCGGTTTGTCAAGGCAAGGGGAAAAGCCAATATGAAGGATGGAATGGGAAGCATTTACTCTGCTTCTAATGCTTTGGCAAGTCCAGGTGAAGGGTTTGACTATGTAAGAGGTGCACCATATGATTATCTTGTCGGCAACATAAATGGGTACTATTTGACATGA
- the LOC105167877 gene encoding 28 kDa heat- and acid-stable phosphoprotein-like isoform X3 gives MGRGKFKGKPTGRRQFSTPEQMMSGTSASRPRTFKKEEAEVEEDERSDEESVEESEDETEKTKGTKGVIQIENPNLAKPKNLKARDADIEQTTELSRREREEIERQRAHERYMRLQEQGKTEQARKDLVVSSFKIFRPVERHNLDVHLCVVPFSTTERLALIRQQREEAAKKREEEKAAKEQKKMEARK, from the exons ATGGGAAGAGGGAAGTTCAAGGGCAAGCCCACTGGGCGTCGCCAGTTCTCCACCCCTGAACAGATGA TGTCCGGTACTTCTGCTTCTCGCCCTCGCACCTTCAAAAAG GAAGAAGCTGAGGTGGAAGAAGACGAGCGGTCGGATGAAGAATCTGTAGAGGAATCTGAGGACGAAACTGAA AAAACGAAGGGCACCAAGGGTGTCATTCAGATTGAAAATCCTAACTTGGCAAAGCCAAAGAACTTGAAAGCACGTGATGCTGAT ATAGAGCAAACTACTGAGCTTTCACGACGTGAAAG AGAGGAGATCGAGAGGCAGAGAGCTCATGAAAGGTACATGAGGTTGCAAGAACAAGGCAAGACTGAACAAGCAAGGAAAGATTTAG TGGTTtcaagttttaaaatatttcggCCAGTCGAAAGGCATAATTTGGATGTGCATCTTTGTGTTGTTCCTTTCTCAACTACAGAGCGATTGGCTCTTATACGGCAGCAGAGAGAGGAAGCTGCCAAGAAACGAGAAGAGGAGAAAGCTG
- the LOC105167880 gene encoding uncharacterized protein LOC105167880, which translates to MMFRKEYLDLILVPCGLIIMFAYHLILLYRCLKLPHTTVIGFENNDKKTWVEKLMQSENRDVKTALDVISANISAATFLASVSLTLSALIGAWIANNSNIFQSELIYGDTRPATMSIKYITLLICFLLAFSCFVQSSRCFIHANYLISTPDSDISTEYVELAVIRGGDFWSVGLRALYFAITLLLWFFGPIPMFATSVTMVVLLHYLDSDTTSLKKTQSLRKEKLKKLREII; encoded by the exons ATGATGTTCCGAAAGGAATACCTAGACCTTATCTTGGTTCCATGTGGTCTTATCATCATGTTCGCTTATCATCTCATCCTCCTCTACAGATGCCTTAAGCTTCCTCACACCACCGTGATCGGCTTCGAGAACAACGACAAGAAAACTTGGGTCGAAAAACTTATGCAG TCAGAAAATCGGGACGTGAAAACCGCCCTGGATGTAATATCGGCGAACATCTCGGCGGCGACATTCTTAGCCTCGGTGTCCCTAACTCTAAGCGCGCTGATCGGAGCGTGGATCGCCAACAATTCCAACATTTTCCAGAGCGAGTTGATCTACGGTGACACTCGCCCCGCAACCATGTCCATCAAGTACATAACCCTCCTCATCTGCTTCCTCCTCGCATTTTCGTGCTTCGTCCAGTCCTCCAGGTGCTTCATCCACGCCAATTATCTAATCAGCACCCCCGACAGCGACATCTCCACGGAGTACGTGGAATTGGCAGTCATTCGCGGCGGCGACTTCTGGTCCGTCGGGCTGAGAGCACTGTACTTTGCTATAACGTTGCTGCTGTGGTTTTTCGGTCCGATACCGATGTTTGCGACGTCGGTGACGATGGTGGTGCTCCTCCATTATTTGGACAGCGACACCACTTCGCTGAAGAAGACTCAATCCCTCAGGAAGGAAAAGCTAAAGAAATTAAGGGAGATAATTTGA
- the LOC105167878 gene encoding transcription factor VOZ1-like isoform X3: MGKGSKSGACKSASHQLFKDRAKNRVDDLQGMFSDLQSARKESRTIDVAVLEEQVHQMLREWKAELNEPSPASSLQQGFNMSEGPQEQAFPLVDQCKSTGVGVNNMGMNNMAPPRQLDYHSYDFHQEFEQQYFSGFDNATFVEDDSMPQISGYGQNVCPPPSAFLGPKCALWDCPRPALGSDWSQKSDDYCSIYHAGLAPSEGYPGTPPVVRPGGIGLKDNLLFAALSAKAQGKDVGIPECEGAATAKSPWNAPELFDLTVLDGETIREWLFFDKPRRAFESGNRKQRSLPDYNGRGWHESRKQVMNEFGGLKRSYYMDPQPMENFEWHLYEYEINKYDACALYRLEVKRVDGKKTPKGKLNNDSVADLQKQMGRLTAEFPNNKQRFVKARGKANMKDGMGSIYSASNALASPGEGFDYVRGAPYDYLVGNINGYYLT, translated from the exons ATGGGGAAGGGTTCCAAGAGTGGTGCATGCAAATCAGCATCGCACCAGCTCTTCAAGGACAGAGCGAAGAATCGTGTGGATGATCTGCAAGGCATGTTCAGCGATCTTCAATCGGCCAGGAAGGAGAGCCGCACAATCGATGTGGCTGTGCTTGAAGAGCAAGTTCACCAGATGCTTCGAGAATGGAAGGCCGAGCTCAATGAGCCCTCTCCAGCTTCTTCCTTGCAGCAG gGTTTCAATATGTCTGAAGGCCCTCAAGAGCAAGCCTTCCCGCTGGTTGATCAGTGCAAAAGCACTGGTGTGGGAGTTAACAATATGGGAATGAATAATATGGCTCCGCCAAGGCAATTAGATTATCATTCATATGATTTCCACCAAGAATTTGAGCAGCAGTATTTCTCAGGGTTCGACAATGCCACTTTTGTTGAGGATGATAGTATGCCTCAGATATCAGGCTATGGGCAGAATGTCTGCCCTCCACCTTCTGCTTTTTTAGGGCCAAAATGCGCCCTCTGGGATTGTCCCAGACCCGCGCTTGGGTCAGACTGGTCTCAGAAGTCTGATGACTATTGCAGCATCTATCATGCTGGGCTAGCACCAAGTGAAGGCTACCCTGGTACTCCTCCAGTTGTACGACCTGGTGGGATTGGCTTAAAAGATAACTTACTTTTTGCTGCCCTTAGTGCAAAGGCACAAGGGAAAGATGTTGGTATTCCTGAATGTGAAGGTGCTGCTACTGCAAAATCCCCTTGGAATGCACCTG AACTCTTCGACCTTACTGTTTTGGATGGTGAAACAATCAGAGAGTGGCTGTTTTTTGATAAGCCCCGCAGAGCATTTGAGAGTGGGAATAGAAAGCAAAGATCTTTGCCAGATTATAATGGAAGGGGTTGGCACGAGTCAAGAAAACAAGTGATGAATGAATTTGGAGGTTTGAAGAGATCCTACTACATGGACCCACAGCCgatggaaaattttgagtgGCACCTCTATGAATATGAAATCAACAAATATGATGCGTGTGCATTGTATAGACTGGAGGTCAAGCGTGTGGATGGGAAGAAGACTCCCAaaggtaaattaaataatgattcTGTTGCTGATCTGCAAAAGCAAATGGGCAGGCTGACTGCTGAATTTCCAAACAATAAGCAGCGGTTTGTCAAGGCAAGGGGAAAAGCCAATATGAAGGATGGAATGGGAAGCATTTACTCTGCTTCTAATGCTTTGGCAAGTCCAGGTGAAGGGTTTGACTATGTAAGAGGTGCACCATATGATTATCTTGTCGGCAACATAAATGGGTACTATTTGACATGA
- the LOC105167878 gene encoding transcription factor VOZ1-like isoform X2: MGKGSKSGACKSASHQLFKDRAKNRVDDLQGMFSDLQSARKESRTIDVAVLEEQVHQMLREWKAELNEPSPASSLQQGGSLGTFSSEIYRLLQLCEEEDDATSTLADPKPEPDAPKGFNMSEGPQEQAFPLVDQCKSTGVGVNNMGMNNMAPPRQLDYHSYDFHQEFEQQYFSGFDNATFVEDDSMPQISGYGQNVCPPPSAFLGPKCALWDCPRPALGSDWSQKSDDYCSIYHAGLAPSEGYPGTPPVVRPGGIGLKDNLLFAALSAKAQGKDVGIPECEGAATAKSPWNAPELFDLTVLDGETIREWLFFDKPRRAFESGNRKQRSLPDYNGRGWHESRKQVMNEFGGLKRSYYMDPQPMENFEWHLYEYEINKYDACALYRLEVKRVDGKKTPKGKLNNDSVADLQKQMGRLTAEFPNNKQRFVKARGKANMKDGMGSIYSASNALASPGEGFDYVRGAPYDYLVGNINGYYLT, encoded by the exons ATGGGGAAGGGTTCCAAGAGTGGTGCATGCAAATCAGCATCGCACCAGCTCTTCAAGGACAGAGCGAAGAATCGTGTGGATGATCTGCAAGGCATGTTCAGCGATCTTCAATCGGCCAGGAAGGAGAGCCGCACAATCGATGTGGCTGTGCTTGAAGAGCAAGTTCACCAGATGCTTCGAGAATGGAAGGCCGAGCTCAATGAGCCCTCTCCAGCTTCTTCCTTGCAGCAG GGAGGGAGTCTGGGCACATTTTCGTCCGAGATTTATAGGCTGCTGCAGCTTTGTGAGGAGGAAGATGATGCAACGAGTACATTAGCTGACCCAAAGCCAGAGCCTGATGCCCCGAAG gGTTTCAATATGTCTGAAGGCCCTCAAGAGCAAGCCTTCCCGCTGGTTGATCAGTGCAAAAGCACTGGTGTGGGAGTTAACAATATGGGAATGAATAATATGGCTCCGCCAAGGCAATTAGATTATCATTCATATGATTTCCACCAAGAATTTGAGCAGCAGTATTTCTCAGGGTTCGACAATGCCACTTTTGTTGAGGATGATAGTATGCCTCAGATATCAGGCTATGGGCAGAATGTCTGCCCTCCACCTTCTGCTTTTTTAGGGCCAAAATGCGCCCTCTGGGATTGTCCCAGACCCGCGCTTGGGTCAGACTGGTCTCAGAAGTCTGATGACTATTGCAGCATCTATCATGCTGGGCTAGCACCAAGTGAAGGCTACCCTGGTACTCCTCCAGTTGTACGACCTGGTGGGATTGGCTTAAAAGATAACTTACTTTTTGCTGCCCTTAGTGCAAAGGCACAAGGGAAAGATGTTGGTATTCCTGAATGTGAAGGTGCTGCTACTGCAAAATCCCCTTGGAATGCACCTG AACTCTTCGACCTTACTGTTTTGGATGGTGAAACAATCAGAGAGTGGCTGTTTTTTGATAAGCCCCGCAGAGCATTTGAGAGTGGGAATAGAAAGCAAAGATCTTTGCCAGATTATAATGGAAGGGGTTGGCACGAGTCAAGAAAACAAGTGATGAATGAATTTGGAGGTTTGAAGAGATCCTACTACATGGACCCACAGCCgatggaaaattttgagtgGCACCTCTATGAATATGAAATCAACAAATATGATGCGTGTGCATTGTATAGACTGGAGGTCAAGCGTGTGGATGGGAAGAAGACTCCCAaaggtaaattaaataatgattcTGTTGCTGATCTGCAAAAGCAAATGGGCAGGCTGACTGCTGAATTTCCAAACAATAAGCAGCGGTTTGTCAAGGCAAGGGGAAAAGCCAATATGAAGGATGGAATGGGAAGCATTTACTCTGCTTCTAATGCTTTGGCAAGTCCAGGTGAAGGGTTTGACTATGTAAGAGGTGCACCATATGATTATCTTGTCGGCAACATAAATGGGTACTATTTGACATGA
- the LOC105167877 gene encoding 28 kDa heat- and acid-stable phosphoprotein-like isoform X5 has translation MGRGKFKGKPTGRRQFSTPEQMMSGTSASRPRTFKKEEAEVEEDERSDEESVEESEDETEKTKGTKGVIQIENPNLAKPKNLKARDADLIWLSVLLREEIERQRAHERYMRLQEQGKTEQARKDLERLALIRQQREEAAKKREEEKAAKEQKKMEARK, from the exons ATGGGAAGAGGGAAGTTCAAGGGCAAGCCCACTGGGCGTCGCCAGTTCTCCACCCCTGAACAGATGA TGTCCGGTACTTCTGCTTCTCGCCCTCGCACCTTCAAAAAG GAAGAAGCTGAGGTGGAAGAAGACGAGCGGTCGGATGAAGAATCTGTAGAGGAATCTGAGGACGAAACTGAA AAAACGAAGGGCACCAAGGGTGTCATTCAGATTGAAAATCCTAACTTGGCAAAGCCAAAGAACTTGAAAGCACGTGATGCTGAT cTGATTTGGCTTTCTGTTCTTTTAAGAGAGGAGATCGAGAGGCAGAGAGCTCATGAAAGGTACATGAGGTTGCAAGAACAAGGCAAGACTGAACAAGCAAGGAAAGATTTAG AGCGATTGGCTCTTATACGGCAGCAGAGAGAGGAAGCTGCCAAGAAACGAGAAGAGGAGAAAGCTG
- the LOC105167879 gene encoding histone H3.2-like gives MARTKQTARKSTGGKAPRKQLATKAARKSAPATGGVKKPHRFRPGTVALREIRKYQKSTELLIRKLPFQRLVREIAQDFKTDLRFQSSAVAALQEAAEAYLVGLFEDTNLCAIHAKRVTIMPKDIQLAGRIRGERA, from the coding sequence ATGGCTCGTACTAAGCAAACTGCTCGCAAGTCCACGGGAGGCAAGGCCCCGCGCAAGCAACTCGCCACCAAAGCCGCCAGAAAATCTGCCCCTGCCACCGGTGGAGTGAAAAAGCCCCACCGCTTCCGCCCTGGAACCGTTGCCCTCCGTGAAATCCGAAAGTATCAGAAATCCACTGAACTACTCATACGAAAGCTGCCGTTTCAGAGGCTTGTTCGTGAGATTGCACAGGATTTCAAGACCGATCTGAGGTTCCAGAGCTCTGCTGTGGCGGCACTGCAGGAGGCGGCGGAGGCTTACCTGGTTGGGTTGTTTGAGGATACTAATCTCTGTGCTATTCATGCAAAGAGAGTCACGATTATGCCCAAGGATATCCAGTTGGCAGGGAGGATTAGGGGTGAGCGAGCATAG
- the LOC105167877 gene encoding 28 kDa heat- and acid-stable phosphoprotein-like isoform X4 produces MGRGKFKGKPTGRRQFSTPEQMMSGTSASRPRTFKKEEAEVEEDERSDEESVEESEDETEKTKGTKGVIQIENPNLAKPKNLKARDADIEQTTELSRREREEIERQRAHERYMRLQEQGKTEQARKDLERLALIRQQREEAAKKREEEKAAKEQKKMEARK; encoded by the exons ATGGGAAGAGGGAAGTTCAAGGGCAAGCCCACTGGGCGTCGCCAGTTCTCCACCCCTGAACAGATGA TGTCCGGTACTTCTGCTTCTCGCCCTCGCACCTTCAAAAAG GAAGAAGCTGAGGTGGAAGAAGACGAGCGGTCGGATGAAGAATCTGTAGAGGAATCTGAGGACGAAACTGAA AAAACGAAGGGCACCAAGGGTGTCATTCAGATTGAAAATCCTAACTTGGCAAAGCCAAAGAACTTGAAAGCACGTGATGCTGAT ATAGAGCAAACTACTGAGCTTTCACGACGTGAAAG AGAGGAGATCGAGAGGCAGAGAGCTCATGAAAGGTACATGAGGTTGCAAGAACAAGGCAAGACTGAACAAGCAAGGAAAGATTTAG AGCGATTGGCTCTTATACGGCAGCAGAGAGAGGAAGCTGCCAAGAAACGAGAAGAGGAGAAAGCTG
- the LOC105167882 gene encoding NAC domain-containing protein 10 encodes MIMIETALQIVSANNNVVSSRTDQQLRAIVCPSCGHTIKHHQDHQSGVQDLPGLPAGVKFDPSDQEILEHLEAKVLSDTRKLHPLVDEFIPTIEGEDGICYTHPEKLPGVSKDGQVRHFFHRPSKAYTTGTRKRRKVHSDANGGETRWHKTGKTRPVSAAGRIKGHKKILVLYTNYGRQKKPEKTNWVMHQYHLGDNEEEKDGELVLSKVFYQTQPRQCSSSSMKGSLVISTTTARSRSHLSDQNPLMKNPSLAEYYGPPPPPFISYTTVGSQNINRDSPPPMIPNLVVQDDASSLIRLPSGGSKGK; translated from the exons ATGATAATGATAGAAACAGCCCTCCAAATTGTCTCAGCTAATAACAATGTTGTCAGTTCAAGAACTGATCAACAACTCAGGGCCATAGTCTGCCCTTCATGCGGACACACCATAAAACATCATCAAGATCATCAG AGTGGAGTACAAGATTTGCCGGGACTACCTGCTGGGGTGAAGTTCGATCCATCTGatcaagaaattcttgaacatCTAGAGGCAAAAGTGCTCTCTGATACCCGCAAACTCCACCCTCTAGTTGATGAATTTATTCCCACAATTGAAGGCGAAGATGGAATTTGTTACACTCACCCAGAGAAGCTTCCAG GAGTGAGCAAAGACGGCCAAGTGCGGCATTTCTTCCACAGGCCCTCAAAGGCGTACACGACGGGAACCCGGAAACGGAGAAAGGTCCACAGCGATGCCAACGGCGGCGAAACCCGATGGCACAAAACAGGCAAGACCAGGCCTGTTTCGGCAGCTGGGAGAATCAAAGGGCACAAAAAGATACTCGTTCTCTACACAAACTACGGCCGGCAGAAGAAGCCCGAGAAGACTAACTGGGTAATGCACCAGTACCACTTAGGCGACAACGAGGAAGAGAAAGACGGAGAGTTGGTGCTCTCAAAGGTGTTCTACCAAACACAGCCTAGACAATGCAGCTCATCAAGCATGAAAGGTTCACTTGTGATCAGTACCACAACTGCTAGATCAAGATCTCATCTTTCTGATCAAAACCCTTTGATGAAAAACCCCAGTCTTGCGGAGTACTATggtcctcctcctcctcccttTATCTCGTACACTACTGTCGGAAGCCAAAACATTAATCGGGACAGCCCACCTCCGATGATTCCCAATTTGGTTGTCCAGGATGATGCCTCATCCTTAATCCGTTTGCCTTCCGGTGGAAGTAAAGGCAaatga
- the LOC105168578 gene encoding anthocyanidin 3-O-glucoside 2''-O-glucosyltransferase-like yields the protein MGENSLKIVMYPWFAMGHLTAFLHISDKFAEKGHKIFFILPTKTQSKLDQFNLHPNLIKFIPITVPQVDGLPDGSETTADVPFPMYSLLRHAMDLTEPVIEGFLRELKPHFVFFDFTHWLPALARRLGIKSVHYCTISPASVAYLFRDEPAADAFLEPPPGFPPSAISLHKHEARGVDWINNIKEFGNGMKFVQRVLMAAEECDAMCFKSCNEMEGRFCEFLEKKFKKPMILAGPVLPEPPTSMLDEKWAKWLDQFKAKSVIFCSFGSEARLERDQFQELILGFELTGFPFLAALKPPIGAETVEEALPEGFKKRSAERGAVHGGWVQQQLILSHPSVGCFVTHCGWGSLSEAMVNECQLVLLPHVGDQPINARLMGGDLKVGVEVEKGDEDGLFTREGVMNVIRLVMEDGSEIGKEIRTKHAEWREFLLREGLESSYFDDFVHRLQRLLEH from the coding sequence ATGGGTGAAAACAGCCTCAAGATCGTCATGTATCCATGGTTTGCCATGGGCCATCTCACCGCATTCCTTCATATTTCCGACAAATTTGCAGAGAAAGGCCATAAAATCTTCTTTATCCTCCCCACAAAAACACAGTCCAAACTGGACCAATTCAATCTCCATCCCAACCTCATCAAATTCATACCAATTACCGTCCCACAAGTCGACGGTCTCCCTGATGGGTCCGAAACCACCGCCGACGTCCCGTTTCCTATGTATTCACTTCTCCGGCACGCAATGGATCTGACAGAGCCCGTCATCGAAGGCTTCCTCCGAGAACTCAAACCCCATTTCGTGTTCTTCGATTTCACCCACTGGTTGCCCGCCCTGGCGCGGCGTTTAGGCATTAAGTCCGTTCATTACTGCACCATAAGTCCTGCATCTGTGGCGTACCTTTTCCGTGATGAGCCTGCAGCTGATGCTTTCTTGGAACCTCCACCTGGTTTTCCCCCATCAGCAATCAGTCTTCACAAACATGAAGCGCGCGGAGTGGATTGGATCAACAATATAAAAGAGTTTGGCAATGGGATGAAATTTGTGCAGCGTGTACTTATGGCGGCTGAGGAGTGTGACGCTATGTGTTTTAAATCTTGCAACGAAATGGAGGGCCGGTTTTGTGAATTTCTCGAGAAAAAGTTCAAGAAGCCAATGATTCTAGCAGGACCAGTTTTACCGGAGCCTCCAACCTCAATGCTGGACGAGAAATGGGCAAAATGGTTGGACCAATTCAAAGCCAAATCTGTCATCTTCTGTTCATTTGGCAGTGAGGCTAGGTTGGAAAGGGATCAATTCCAAGAATTGATTTTGGGGTTTGAGCTCACCGGCTTTCCATTTCTGGCGGCCCTAAAACCACCCATAGGGGCAGAAACGGTGGAAGAGGCTTTGCCGGAAGGTTTCAAGAAGAGAAGTGCAGAAAGAGGGGCTGTACATGGAGGTTGGGTTCAACAACAGTTGATCCTATCACACCCTTCAGTAGGATGCTTCGTCACACACTGCGGATGGGGTTCTTTGTCGGAAGCCATGGTGAATGAATGCCAGTTGGTGCTACTTCCACATGTGGGCGACCAACCGATCAATGCGAGATTGATGGGAGGAGACCTGAAAGTTGGGGTGGAGGTTGAGAAAGGAGATGAAGACGGGTTGTTTACAAGAGAGGGTGTGATGAATGTCATAAGGTTGGTGATGGAAGATGGCAGTGAgattggaaaagaaattagaaCAAAACATGCAGAGTGGAGGGAGTTCTTGTTGAGGGAAGGGCTTGAGAGTTCTTACTTTGATGATTTTGTTCATAGGCTGCAACGCCTTTTGGAgcattaa
- the LOC105167881 gene encoding glutaredoxin-C9, which yields MQKAIPYRDWLPTAGGSAAPPPGNINSGEGETIGDAKSVRKLVAENAVVVFARRGCCMCHVVKLLLHGHGVNPWIFDVDDQNEADVKNELSEIISKGAAGNSAVPQLPAVFVGGELFGGLEDIMGAHISGDLVPRLREARALWL from the coding sequence ATGCAAAAAGCGATTCCATACAGAGATTGGCTCCCCACCGCCGGCGGATCCGCCGCTCCACCACCGGGAAACATCAACTCTGGTGAGGGTGAGACGATCGGCGACGCCAAAAGCGTGAGAAAACTGGTGGCGGAAAATGCTGTGGTTGTGTTCGCGCGGCGGGGCTGCTGCATGTGCCACGTGGTCAAGCTCCTGCTGCATGGACACGGCGTCAACCCTTGGATCTTCGACGTCGATGACCAGAATGAAGCTGATGTAAAGAACGAGTTGTCCGAGATTATCAGCAAAGGCGCTGCAGGCAACTCGGCGGTGCCGCAACTTCCGGCGGTGTTTGTCGGCGGAGAACTGTTCGGAGGATTGGAAGACATCATGGGCGCTCATATCTCCGGTGATTTGGTGCCTAGGCTAAGAGAAGCCAGAGCTCTATGGCTTTGA